One region of Quercus lobata isolate SW786 chromosome 2, ValleyOak3.0 Primary Assembly, whole genome shotgun sequence genomic DNA includes:
- the LOC115975258 gene encoding abscisic stress-ripening protein 3-like: MAYHHHHDRHHNLNKDEEKPVDHKKEEKHHKHREHLGQLGAVAAGAYVLHEKHKAKKDPEHAHKHKIKEEIAAAVAVGASGYAFHEHHKKKEAKKEEKAQGKKHHHLF; the protein is encoded by the exons ATGgcctaccaccaccaccatgacCGCCATCACAACCTCaataaagatgaagaaaaaccTGTTGATCATAAGAAGGAAGAGAAGCACCACAAGCATCGCGAGCACCTAGGTCAGCTTGGTGCTGTTGCTGCTGGAGCTTATGTCTTG CATGAAAAGCATAAGGCAAAGAAAGATCCAGAGCATGCCCACAAGCACAAGATAAAGGAGGAGATTGCAGCTGCAGTTGCAGTAGGAGCCAGTGGGTATGCGTTCCATGAGCATcataagaagaaagaagcaaagaaagaagagaaggcTCAAGGAAAGAAGCACCACCATCTCTTTTAA
- the LOC115975257 gene encoding abscisic stress-ripening protein 3-like, with protein MAYHHHHDRHLHLNKDEEKPVDHKKEEKHHKHREHLGQLGAVAAGAYALHEKKKAKKDPEHAHKHKIKEEIAAAVAVGAGGYAFHEHHKKKEAKKEKKAHGKKHHHLF; from the exons ATGGcttaccaccaccaccatgacCGCCATCTCCACCTCaataaagatgaagaaaaaccTGTTGATCATAAGAAGGAAGAGAAGCACCACAAGCATCGCGAGCACCTAGGTCAGCTTGGTGCTGTTGCTGCTGGAGCTTATGCCTTG catgaaaagaaaaaggcaaagaAAGATCCAGAGCATGCCCACAAGCACAAGATAAAGGAGGAGATTGCAGCAGCAGTTGCAGTAGGAGCCGGTGGGTACGCGTTCCATGAGCATcataagaagaaagaagcaaagaaagaaaagaaggctcATGGAAAGAAGCACCACCATCTCTTTTAA